From the Martelella mediterranea DSM 17316 genome, one window contains:
- a CDS encoding zinc-binding alcohol dehydrogenase family protein, translating to MNRPEKMHADTMTCGVCVEPGLFELREMPLPAEAPAGWALVDICAVGICGTDYHIFEGKHPYLNYPRVIGHELSGRLVADAAGLAAGDLVVVNPYVSCGTCHACKRGKPNCCEKIEVLGVHRDGGMSARIAVPEGNLYPAEGLTEIQAAMVEFLSIGAHAVARSGIEEGDRVLVTGAGPIGIGAALFSRLAGADVHLLDLSKERLAMAADKFGFEHLHNDSDPAGILTGDLASGFDIVFDATGSARAIEAGFPLLAHGSTYVLVSVVKDDITFNDAEFHKRETRIIGSRNALKADFMRVMEAIRSGKIDTDALLSAELPLADLPERFAALASDRSGLIKAVVRP from the coding sequence ATGAACCGCCCCGAGAAAATGCATGCCGACACCATGACCTGCGGCGTCTGCGTCGAACCCGGCCTTTTCGAGCTGCGCGAAATGCCGTTGCCGGCGGAAGCGCCCGCGGGCTGGGCGCTGGTGGATATCTGCGCGGTCGGCATCTGCGGTACGGACTATCATATCTTCGAGGGCAAGCATCCCTATCTGAATTACCCGCGCGTTATCGGTCATGAACTGAGCGGCAGGCTGGTTGCCGATGCCGCCGGGCTCGCGGCCGGCGATCTGGTCGTCGTCAATCCTTATGTCTCCTGCGGGACCTGCCACGCCTGCAAACGCGGCAAGCCCAATTGCTGCGAAAAGATCGAGGTGCTCGGCGTTCATCGCGATGGCGGCATGAGCGCGCGGATTGCCGTGCCGGAGGGCAATCTCTATCCCGCCGAGGGGCTGACGGAGATACAGGCGGCGATGGTGGAATTCCTGTCCATCGGCGCCCATGCCGTGGCGCGCTCCGGCATTGAGGAAGGCGACCGGGTGCTCGTCACCGGCGCGGGGCCGATCGGCATCGGCGCGGCCCTTTTCTCCCGGCTCGCGGGCGCGGACGTGCATCTGCTCGACCTGAGCAAGGAGCGTCTGGCCATGGCGGCTGATAAATTCGGCTTCGAACATCTGCACAATGACAGCGACCCGGCCGGTATCCTGACCGGCGACCTGGCCTCGGGCTTCGACATCGTCTTCGACGCCACCGGCTCGGCTCGCGCGATCGAGGCCGGCTTCCCGTTGCTGGCGCATGGCTCGACCTATGTGCTCGTATCCGTGGTTAAAGACGACATCACCTTCAACGATGCCGAGTTCCACAAGCGCGAGACCCGCATTATCGGCAGCCGCAACGCGCTGAAAGCCGACTTCATGCGGGTCATGGAGGCGATCCGCAGCGGAAAGATAGACACCGATGCGCTGCTGTCGGCCGAACTGCCGCTGGCCGACCTGCCGGAGCGCTTCGCCGCGCTCGCCTCCGACCGCAGCGGGCTGATCAAGGCCGTGGTGCGGCCATGA
- a CDS encoding ATP-binding cassette domain-containing protein encodes MTPLVEMIDIEKHFGGVNAVNGVSLNLYPGEVVGVLGHNGAGKSCLMRILSGAMVPSSGTIRVGGTEVRLETPHDARRHGIETIYQTLALADHLDAPANLFLGRELKTRWGNLDDRRMMAEAKKVLARLNPNFRNLGDPVSRLSGGQRQVIAIGRALYFNAKILIMDEPTAALGPSESAMVADLIRQLRDEGIGIFLVSHDMHDVFDLCDRVIVMNRGEQVGAHGIEEVTKDDILSLIIKGELPMDWAPRNQGQLQ; translated from the coding sequence ATGACCCCGCTTGTTGAGATGATTGACATCGAAAAGCACTTCGGTGGTGTGAACGCCGTCAACGGCGTGTCGCTCAATCTTTATCCCGGCGAGGTGGTTGGCGTTCTCGGCCATAACGGGGCGGGCAAATCCTGTCTGATGCGCATCCTTTCCGGCGCCATGGTTCCAAGCAGCGGGACGATCCGCGTCGGTGGAACGGAGGTCAGGCTGGAGACGCCGCACGATGCGCGTCGTCACGGCATCGAAACCATCTACCAGACGCTGGCGCTCGCGGACCATCTCGATGCGCCGGCCAATCTGTTCCTCGGGCGCGAACTGAAAACCCGCTGGGGCAATCTCGATGACAGGCGGATGATGGCGGAAGCCAAGAAGGTGCTGGCCCGGCTCAACCCGAATTTCCGCAATCTCGGGGATCCGGTCTCGCGCCTTTCGGGCGGACAGCGACAGGTGATCGCCATCGGCCGCGCGCTCTATTTCAATGCGAAGATATTGATCATGGATGAGCCCACCGCCGCCCTTGGCCCTTCCGAATCCGCCATGGTTGCCGATCTTATCCGGCAATTGCGCGACGAGGGCATCGGCATCTTCCTCGTCAGCCACGACATGCATGACGTCTTCGATCTGTGCGACCGCGTCATCGTGATGAACCGGGGCGAGCAGGTCGGCGCGCACGGCATCGAGGAGGTTACCAAGGACGATATTCTGAGCCTGATCATCAAGGGCGAACTCCCCATGGACTGGGCACCCCGGAACCAAGGACAATTGCAATGA
- a CDS encoding ABC transporter substrate-binding protein encodes MKTILKAVLAASAIAAVPFATASAAEIAVIVKTTNSNFWQNVNKGATAAVDGQSDITMTFDGPASESDIAAEVNMVDNAVNKGVAGIVLAPSDPDALVPAVKRANEAGIPVAIIDSSLSDAGKGTYQTFLSTDNCAAGKLAADRMIELTGGEGKVAVMSYVAGVGSEIGRVGCFVDKIKADSKIEIVGPYYSQSQMATALNQTTDVLAANPDLKGIFGANEPTAVGMGRAIKQAGKAGQVAAIGFDGNKDLQDFVKDGTLNAILVQGSFQMGEKGVQAIMELMDGKSVEPQIDTGVVLVTKDNIDSDEAQNVLY; translated from the coding sequence ATGAAGACGATTTTGAAAGCAGTGCTTGCAGCCAGTGCCATTGCCGCCGTGCCGTTTGCCACGGCGAGCGCGGCGGAAATCGCGGTCATTGTCAAAACGACCAATTCCAACTTCTGGCAGAACGTCAACAAGGGCGCGACGGCGGCCGTTGACGGCCAGTCGGATATCACCATGACCTTCGACGGTCCGGCTTCGGAGTCCGATATCGCGGCGGAAGTGAACATGGTCGACAACGCCGTCAACAAGGGCGTTGCCGGTATCGTGCTGGCCCCGTCCGACCCGGATGCGCTGGTGCCCGCCGTCAAGCGCGCCAATGAAGCCGGCATCCCGGTCGCGATCATCGACTCGTCGCTTTCGGATGCCGGCAAGGGCACCTACCAGACCTTCCTGTCCACCGATAACTGCGCCGCCGGCAAGCTTGCCGCCGACCGGATGATCGAGTTGACGGGCGGTGAAGGCAAGGTCGCCGTCATGTCCTATGTGGCGGGCGTCGGCTCGGAAATCGGTCGCGTCGGCTGCTTCGTTGACAAGATCAAGGCGGATTCCAAGATCGAGATCGTCGGTCCCTATTACTCGCAGTCGCAGATGGCGACCGCGCTGAACCAGACCACCGACGTTCTGGCCGCCAATCCGGACCTGAAGGGCATTTTCGGGGCCAATGAGCCGACCGCCGTCGGTATGGGCCGCGCCATCAAGCAGGCCGGCAAGGCCGGACAGGTCGCCGCCATCGGCTTTGACGGCAACAAGGACCTCCAGGACTTCGTCAAGGATGGCACGCTCAACGCCATTCTGGTGCAGGGATCGTTCCAGATGGGTGAAAAGGGCGTCCAGGCGATCATGGAGCTGATGGACGGCAAGTCCGTCGAGCCCCAGATCGATACCGGCGTCGTGCTCGTCACCAAGGACAATATCGACTCCGACGAAGCCCAGAACGTGCTTTACTAA
- a CDS encoding ABC transporter permease — protein sequence MSVAAEEPHPLGRIGRISAGTFHQLSALMTLAMLIAIFAFGNAAFLSVNNGLTVLLQTSVIGLIGIGMTMVIITGGIDLSVGSVLALSGTAAGLMVKAGLPVPVAMSAAVLVGAFCGFINGVVITKMRITPFVATLGMMMIARGTALQLTGAAPISQLGEAFGVLGNGALFRHVEKLPNGLSRVVFPGIPYPAILLLIVAICGAYLLRRRALGRHIYATGSNEEAARLSGVNVDATKIAAYVLSGALAGVAGNVLMSRLVTAQPNEGVMYELDAIAAAVIGGASLMGGVGGISGTMIGAFIIGVLRNGLNMSGVSAFIQQIIIGFVVILAVFIDQLRSNRR from the coding sequence ATGTCGGTGGCAGCGGAGGAGCCGCATCCCCTGGGAAGAATCGGCAGGATCAGCGCGGGCACGTTTCACCAGCTATCCGCCCTGATGACGCTGGCGATGCTGATCGCGATTTTCGCTTTCGGCAATGCGGCCTTCCTGTCGGTCAATAACGGCCTGACGGTGCTGTTGCAGACCTCGGTGATCGGGCTGATCGGCATCGGCATGACGATGGTCATCATCACCGGCGGCATCGATCTTTCGGTCGGCTCCGTTCTGGCGCTTTCGGGCACGGCCGCGGGGCTTATGGTGAAGGCCGGCCTGCCGGTGCCGGTCGCCATGTCGGCGGCGGTGCTGGTGGGCGCATTCTGCGGGTTCATCAATGGCGTCGTCATCACCAAGATGCGCATCACGCCTTTCGTCGCCACGCTCGGCATGATGATGATCGCCCGCGGCACGGCCCTGCAACTGACGGGGGCCGCACCGATTTCCCAGCTTGGCGAGGCGTTCGGCGTTCTTGGCAATGGCGCATTGTTCCGTCACGTCGAAAAGCTCCCGAATGGCCTGTCCAGGGTGGTGTTCCCGGGCATTCCCTATCCGGCCATCCTGCTGCTGATCGTTGCCATCTGCGGGGCCTATCTCTTGCGCCGGCGCGCGCTTGGCCGCCATATCTATGCCACCGGCTCCAACGAGGAGGCGGCACGGTTGTCGGGCGTCAATGTCGACGCGACCAAGATCGCCGCCTATGTCCTGTCCGGCGCGCTTGCCGGCGTTGCCGGAAACGTCCTGATGTCGCGTCTCGTGACCGCCCAGCCCAATGAGGGCGTGATGTACGAGCTCGACGCTATCGCCGCTGCGGTGATCGGCGGCGCCTCGCTGATGGGCGGCGTCGGCGGCATTTCCGGCACCATGATCGGCGCCTTCATCATCGGCGTGCTGCGCAACGGGCTCAACATGTCCGGCGTATCGGCCTTCATCCAGCAGATCATCATCGGTTTTGTCGTCATCCTAGCCGTCTTCATCGACCAGTTGCGCAGCAATCGCCGATAA
- a CDS encoding GntR family transcriptional regulator translates to MARTDERFREAYNQLLDYCAGRQAGDQLPAELALAQQLDVSRTVVRSALERLNAEGLISWEGRSKTLLRLPSETDRLAVQSTQPSEDELERQFLDWVLRFDVPPGTALNVTELSRKFGVQAYGLQEFLASLSRFGLVRRRPRGGWELVGFTRDFAIELSDFRTILELNAVSHLVALPQSHGIWKQLEDLRNDHIRLAEDIDQRYHDFSLLDERFHTAIGSVVKNRFVAEFQKVITLVFHYHYQWDKKDERDRNLAAIGEHLRIIDALKAREEQAALATARDHLKTSKQTLLSSMRSHALL, encoded by the coding sequence ATGGCAAGAACTGACGAGCGTTTCCGGGAGGCCTATAACCAGCTTCTGGATTATTGCGCCGGCAGGCAGGCAGGCGATCAGTTGCCGGCCGAACTGGCGCTGGCGCAACAACTCGATGTCAGCCGCACGGTCGTGCGCTCCGCCCTTGAGCGACTCAATGCGGAAGGCCTGATCAGTTGGGAAGGTCGCTCGAAAACCCTGCTCCGGCTTCCAAGTGAAACAGACAGGCTCGCCGTTCAGTCCACCCAGCCGTCGGAGGATGAGTTGGAGCGCCAGTTTCTCGACTGGGTCCTGCGCTTCGACGTGCCGCCCGGAACGGCGCTGAACGTGACGGAACTGTCGCGCAAATTCGGCGTGCAGGCCTATGGCCTTCAGGAGTTTCTCGCCTCGCTGAGCCGTTTCGGGCTGGTGCGCAGGCGACCCAGGGGCGGATGGGAACTGGTCGGCTTCACCCGCGATTTCGCGATCGAGCTTTCCGACTTCCGCACCATACTCGAACTCAATGCCGTCTCGCATCTCGTTGCCCTGCCGCAGTCCCATGGCATATGGAAACAGCTCGAGGACCTCAGAAACGACCACATCCGGCTCGCCGAGGATATCGATCAGCGCTATCACGATTTCTCGCTGCTCGATGAACGCTTCCACACCGCCATCGGCAGCGTCGTGAAGAACCGTTTCGTCGCGGAATTCCAGAAGGTCATCACGCTCGTCTTCCACTACCACTATCAATGGGACAAGAAGGACGAGCGCGACCGTAACCTCGCCGCGATCGGCGAGCATCTGAGAATTATCGACGCGCTGAAAGCGCGCGAGGAACAGGCCGCCCTGGCGACGGCCCGCGACCACCTGAAGACCTCGAAACAGACGCTCCTGTCATCGATGCGCAGCCACGCCTTGCTCTGA
- a CDS encoding sulfatase: MRTIFVLFDSLNRAALGAYGGTAVKTPNFDRFAARAVTFDSHYVGSLPCMPARRDMHGGRLNFTHRSWGPLEPFDNSFADIMKRSGVYTHLITDHLHYFEDGGHGFHTRFSSYDFIRGQEYDPWVAMVKPPLDRIREKFDARHYNTEKPDKRLQHAINRETIVAEEDFPGPRCFASAFEFLDRNRTADDWFLMLECFDPHEPFHAPDRFKAAYETGYNGGVLDWPHYDRVTESPEEIAEIRANYAALVAMCDEYFGRLIDYMDEHDMWKDTCVVLSTDHGFLLSEHDWWGKCRMPYYDEVSHIPLMIHHPDHQQHAGTRRKHLTQTTDLMPTFMDIHGLDVPQEVTGRSIMPLLARDEAIRDAAVFGVFSGPIGVTDGAHALYHYPPDLSREGLSEYTLVANHMTAPFTIEELRTARLHPGFDFTKGVPVLAIEARRDAKRVPYNDGKGFDDLGTRLYDLKADPRQQAPIEDAAIAANLYRMMIDVLKVHDTPAEVYRWYELEAG, encoded by the coding sequence ATGAGAACCATTTTCGTCTTGTTTGATAGTCTGAACCGCGCCGCGCTCGGCGCTTACGGCGGAACTGCGGTGAAGACGCCGAACTTCGATCGTTTCGCCGCCCGCGCGGTGACGTTCGACAGTCACTATGTCGGCTCGCTGCCCTGCATGCCCGCGCGTCGCGACATGCATGGGGGGCGTCTGAACTTCACCCACCGCTCATGGGGACCTCTGGAACCATTCGACAATTCCTTTGCCGATATCATGAAGCGGAGCGGCGTCTACACCCATCTGATCACGGACCATCTGCATTATTTCGAGGATGGCGGGCATGGGTTTCACACGCGCTTTTCAAGCTACGATTTTATCCGCGGACAGGAATACGATCCTTGGGTTGCCATGGTGAAGCCGCCGCTGGACCGAATCCGGGAAAAGTTCGATGCGCGCCATTACAACACCGAGAAGCCTGACAAGCGTTTGCAGCACGCGATCAATCGCGAGACAATCGTGGCGGAAGAGGATTTTCCCGGCCCGCGATGCTTCGCATCGGCCTTCGAGTTCCTCGACCGCAACCGTACGGCCGACGACTGGTTCCTGATGCTGGAGTGCTTCGATCCTCATGAACCCTTCCACGCGCCCGACCGTTTCAAGGCAGCCTACGAGACGGGCTACAATGGCGGCGTGCTCGACTGGCCGCATTATGACCGCGTGACTGAAAGCCCCGAGGAAATCGCGGAGATCCGCGCGAACTACGCGGCGCTCGTCGCCATGTGCGATGAATATTTCGGCAGGTTGATCGACTATATGGACGAACACGATATGTGGAAGGACACATGCGTCGTGCTGTCGACTGACCACGGGTTCCTGCTTTCCGAACATGACTGGTGGGGCAAATGCCGAATGCCCTATTATGACGAGGTATCCCACATTCCGCTGATGATCCATCATCCCGATCACCAGCAACATGCGGGCACTCGCCGCAAGCATCTGACGCAGACGACCGATCTGATGCCGACCTTCATGGATATCCACGGTCTGGACGTGCCGCAGGAGGTGACCGGGCGAAGCATCATGCCGCTCCTGGCGCGCGATGAGGCCATCCGCGATGCGGCCGTCTTCGGGGTTTTTTCAGGCCCCATCGGCGTGACCGATGGCGCACACGCGCTCTACCATTATCCGCCGGACCTTTCCCGCGAGGGCCTCAGCGAATATACGCTTGTTGCGAACCACATGACGGCCCCGTTCACGATCGAGGAACTGCGCACCGCGCGGCTTCATCCGGGCTTCGATTTTACGAAAGGCGTTCCGGTGCTCGCGATCGAAGCACGCCGCGACGCCAAGCGTGTGCCCTATAATGACGGCAAGGGCTTCGATGATCTCGGCACCCGGCTGTATGACTTGAAGGCGGATCCGCGCCAGCAGGCGCCGATCGAGGACGCCGCCATCGCCGCAAACCTGTACCGTATGATGATCGATGTGCTGAAAGTCCATGACACGCCGGCGGAGGTCTACCGCTGGTATGAACTTGAAGCCGGGTAG
- the leuC gene encoding 3-isopropylmalate dehydratase large subunit translates to MSKARTLYDKIWDDHLVDSQDDGTCLIYIDRHLVHEVTSPQAFEGLRLAGRKVHAPVKTLAVVDHNVPTTPDRVNGIKNEESRIQVAALAQNALDFGVEYYSEKDKRQGIVHIVGPEQGFTLPGMTIVCGDSHTSTHGAFGALAHGIGTSEVEHVLATQTLIQSKAKNMLVRVDGKAPEGVTAKDIILAIIGEIGTAGGTGHVIEFAGEAIRDLSMEGRMTVCNMTIEGGARAGLIAPDEKTFEYIKGRPRAPQGEAWDKAVEYWKSLTTDEGAEYDRVVVLDAANLPPIVSWGSSPEDVIAITGEVPNPDDIKDENKRSSKWRALKYMGLTPGTKMTDVAVDRVFIGSCTNGRIEDLRAAAAVAKGRKVASTVNAMIVPGSGLVKEQAEAEGLDKIFLEAGFEWREPGCSMCLAMNDDRLKPEERCASTSNRNFEGRQGYKGRTHLVSPAMAAAAAIEGHFVDIRDWK, encoded by the coding sequence ATGAGCAAAGCGCGCACACTTTACGACAAGATTTGGGACGATCATCTGGTCGACAGCCAGGATGACGGCACCTGTCTCATCTACATCGATCGCCACCTGGTGCATGAAGTCACCAGTCCGCAGGCGTTCGAAGGGCTGCGTCTGGCGGGCCGCAAGGTCCACGCGCCGGTCAAGACGCTTGCCGTCGTCGACCACAACGTCCCGACCACGCCGGACCGCGTCAACGGCATCAAGAACGAGGAAAGCCGCATCCAGGTGGCCGCCCTCGCGCAGAACGCGCTCGATTTCGGCGTTGAATATTACTCCGAAAAGGACAAGCGCCAGGGCATCGTCCACATCGTCGGCCCCGAACAGGGCTTCACGCTGCCGGGCATGACGATCGTGTGTGGCGACAGCCACACCTCGACGCATGGCGCTTTCGGCGCGCTGGCGCACGGCATCGGCACGTCGGAGGTCGAGCATGTGCTCGCCACCCAGACGCTGATCCAGTCCAAGGCCAAGAACATGCTGGTGCGCGTCGATGGCAAGGCGCCGGAAGGCGTCACCGCCAAGGATATCATTCTGGCGATCATCGGCGAGATCGGCACGGCAGGCGGCACCGGCCATGTCATCGAGTTCGCCGGCGAGGCGATCCGCGACCTTTCCATGGAAGGCCGCATGACGGTCTGCAACATGACGATCGAAGGCGGCGCCCGCGCCGGCCTGATCGCGCCGGACGAGAAAACCTTCGAATACATCAAGGGCCGTCCGCGCGCGCCTCAGGGCGAGGCCTGGGACAAGGCGGTTGAATACTGGAAGTCGCTGACGACTGACGAGGGCGCGGAATATGACCGCGTGGTGGTGCTGGATGCCGCCAACCTGCCGCCGATCGTATCCTGGGGCTCGTCTCCGGAAGATGTCATCGCCATCACCGGCGAAGTGCCGAACCCGGACGACATCAAGGACGAGAACAAGCGCAGCTCCAAGTGGCGGGCGCTGAAATATATGGGGCTCACGCCCGGAACCAAGATGACTGACGTTGCCGTCGACCGCGTGTTCATCGGCTCCTGCACCAATGGCCGCATCGAGGATCTGCGCGCGGCCGCCGCCGTCGCCAAGGGCCGCAAGGTGGCAAGCACTGTCAACGCCATGATCGTGCCGGGCTCCGGACTCGTCAAGGAACAGGCGGAAGCCGAAGGCCTCGACAAGATTTTCCTCGAGGCCGGTTTCGAATGGCGCGAGCCGGGCTGTTCCATGTGCCTGGCGATGAACGACGACCGGCTGAAGCCGGAGGAGCGCTGCGCCTCGACCTCGAACCGCAATTTCGAGGGCCGTCAGGGCTACAAGGGCCGCACCCATCTGGTGTCGCCCGCCATGGCCGCCGCCGCCGCCATCGAGGGCCATTTCGTGGACATCCGCGACTGGAAGTAA
- a CDS encoding amino acid ABC transporter permease has product MSFQKLPAGNAGERPWWLYAFLALAGAAGIAIAVNGLYAQVFAIVAKGIGVTVFVTLVAFALATVIGMAIALMGLSGHVALRQSARFYVEIIRGIPILVLLFYVAFVGAPAMVAFANFLLTPLIDSGVMDKIVVRDFSLMWRAIIALTIGYAAFIAEIFRAGIQAVDEGQIEAAQALGLTRFQRFRLIVFPQAIRTIFPPLSNDFVSMVKDSSLVSVLGVADITQMGKVYAASSFRFFETYSIVAYIYLLLTIGLSLILRGIERRMRQKARLARDASPGVFPPA; this is encoded by the coding sequence ATGAGCTTCCAGAAACTGCCTGCCGGCAATGCGGGCGAGCGGCCGTGGTGGCTTTACGCCTTCCTGGCGCTCGCCGGCGCCGCAGGCATCGCGATTGCAGTCAACGGGCTTTACGCTCAGGTGTTCGCGATCGTCGCCAAGGGCATCGGCGTCACCGTGTTCGTGACGCTGGTCGCCTTCGCGCTGGCAACGGTCATCGGCATGGCGATCGCGCTGATGGGGCTTTCAGGCCATGTGGCGCTGCGCCAGTCCGCGCGTTTCTATGTCGAGATCATTCGCGGCATACCGATCCTGGTGCTGCTGTTCTACGTCGCCTTCGTCGGCGCGCCGGCCATGGTGGCATTTGCCAATTTCTTGCTGACACCGCTGATCGATTCCGGCGTGATGGATAAGATCGTGGTGCGGGATTTCTCGCTGATGTGGCGGGCGATCATCGCGCTCACCATTGGTTACGCAGCCTTCATCGCGGAAATATTCCGCGCCGGCATCCAGGCGGTGGACGAGGGCCAGATCGAGGCCGCACAGGCGCTGGGCCTTACCCGGTTTCAGCGGTTCCGGCTGATCGTGTTTCCGCAGGCGATCCGCACCATCTTCCCGCCGCTCTCCAACGATTTCGTGTCGATGGTGAAGGATTCCTCGCTGGTGTCCGTGCTCGGCGTCGCCGATATCACCCAGATGGGCAAGGTCTATGCGGCAAGCTCGTTCCGCTTCTTCGAGACCTATTCGATCGTCGCCTATATCTACCTGCTGCTGACCATCGGCCTGTCGCTGATCCTGCGCGGCATCGAACGCCGGATGCGGCAGAAGGCCAGACTTGCGCGCGATGCCTCCCCGGGCGTTTTCCCGCCAGCGTGA
- a CDS encoding transporter substrate-binding domain-containing protein, with the protein MLSRRALCAAVLVSLGAFASPAFAAELPDLGGRTVTVVSENTYPPLQFIDPKTGEAIGWEYDAVAEIAKRLNLDIEYTTTSWDAMIQAIHDGQYDMAMNGITIRDDRKAMVDFSEPYMHSEMMMLARGDEDRFDDAESFAAFEDGLIGSQPGTTPFYTAVYEVLDGDEQNRRIKLYETIGAAIQALRIGDVDLALTDSTAANGYVKVSNGALKLIGEPLGAEDFGFIFPPGSDLVAPFNAAISDMAADGTLDALNQKWFVDYAMGQ; encoded by the coding sequence ATGCTGTCGAGACGCGCCCTTTGCGCCGCGGTTCTGGTTTCGCTGGGCGCGTTTGCAAGCCCGGCCTTTGCCGCCGAACTGCCCGACCTTGGCGGACGGACTGTCACCGTCGTTTCCGAAAACACCTATCCGCCGCTGCAATTCATCGATCCCAAGACCGGCGAGGCGATCGGCTGGGAATATGACGCGGTCGCCGAGATCGCAAAGCGTCTGAACCTCGATATCGAATACACCACGACAAGCTGGGACGCGATGATCCAGGCGATCCATGACGGCCAGTACGACATGGCCATGAACGGCATCACCATCCGCGACGACCGCAAGGCGATGGTCGATTTTTCCGAGCCCTACATGCATTCCGAAATGATGATGCTGGCGCGCGGCGACGAGGACCGATTCGACGATGCAGAAAGCTTCGCGGCCTTCGAGGACGGCCTGATCGGCTCCCAGCCCGGCACCACGCCGTTCTACACCGCCGTCTACGAGGTGCTGGACGGCGACGAGCAGAACCGGCGCATCAAGCTTTACGAAACCATCGGAGCGGCGATCCAGGCTCTGAGGATCGGCGATGTCGATCTGGCGCTGACCGACAGCACGGCCGCCAACGGCTATGTGAAAGTCTCGAACGGCGCGCTGAAGCTGATCGGCGAGCCGCTCGGCGCCGAGGATTTCGGCTTCATCTTCCCGCCCGGTTCGGATCTCGTGGCGCCGTTCAATGCCGCGATCTCCGATATGGCGGCCGACGGCACGCTCGATGCGCTGAACCAGAAATGGTTCGTCGATTACGCCATGGGTCAGTAG
- the rplS gene encoding 50S ribosomal protein L19, whose protein sequence is MNIIEQLEAEETARINELRELPPFEAGDTVRVNVRVTEGTRTRVQAFEGVCIARSGGGIHENFTVRKISYGEGVERVFPVYSPQVEGVEVVRRGKVRRAKLYYLRDRRGKSARIAENTSVRSRRLNDEAREIAAAARAAAKAEKEAAAAEKANEA, encoded by the coding sequence ATGAACATCATCGAGCAGCTCGAAGCTGAAGAAACCGCGCGCATCAACGAACTGCGCGAACTGCCCCCGTTCGAAGCTGGCGACACCGTGCGCGTCAATGTTCGCGTCACGGAAGGCACCCGCACCCGCGTGCAGGCCTTCGAAGGCGTCTGCATCGCCCGTTCCGGCGGCGGCATCCACGAGAACTTCACGGTTCGCAAGATTTCCTACGGCGAAGGCGTCGAGCGCGTATTCCCGGTTTACTCGCCGCAGGTCGAGGGCGTTGAAGTCGTTCGCCGCGGTAAGGTCCGTCGCGCCAAGCTTTATTACCTGCGCGACCGTCGCGGCAAGTCGGCCCGTATTGCCGAGAACACCTCGGTGCGTTCGCGTCGCCTGAACGACGAAGCCCGCGAAATTGCGGCCGCAGCCCGCGCCGCCGCCAAGGCCGAGAAGGAAGCCGCTGCCGCCGAAAAGGCGAACGAAGCATAA
- a CDS encoding GNAT family N-acetyltransferase → MSEPVRLVPFTEDDFETLAGWFPNARALAQWGSTRLTFPLDAAQMRAMLALSTGERPAWVYFTARKGDAVVGHCEIFYDHFDGVARLCRIVVAPAHRGQGLARPMLTCLVDEALKDASIERVELNVYDFNETAIRAYQAFGFRMEGVRRSSARFLNERWDTCMMSLLRSEWESR, encoded by the coding sequence ATGTCTGAACCGGTGCGGCTGGTTCCGTTTACCGAAGATGATTTCGAAACGCTTGCGGGCTGGTTTCCCAATGCGCGTGCGCTTGCCCAGTGGGGGAGTACGCGGCTTACCTTTCCGCTCGATGCGGCACAGATGCGCGCGATGCTCGCGCTTTCAACCGGCGAGCGCCCCGCATGGGTCTACTTCACGGCGAGAAAGGGCGATGCTGTGGTTGGCCATTGCGAGATTTTCTATGATCATTTCGATGGCGTCGCCCGGCTCTGCCGCATCGTGGTTGCGCCCGCGCACCGGGGGCAGGGACTTGCGCGACCGATGCTGACCTGTCTTGTGGACGAGGCGTTGAAGGACGCTTCGATCGAGCGGGTCGAACTGAATGTCTATGATTTCAATGAAACGGCGATCCGCGCCTATCAGGCCTTCGGGTTCCGCATGGAAGGGGTTCGCCGCTCTTCGGCGCGGTTTTTGAACGAGCGCTGGGACACATGCATGATGAGCCTGCTGCGCTCGGAATGGGAAAGCCGCTGA